A region of Ferruginibacter albus DNA encodes the following proteins:
- a CDS encoding gliding motility-associated C-terminal domain-containing protein: protein MKQVLSFLFTLAALQSFCQQRILVKLSNGDLYSLNVPNCSSKFIGSTNHGFGDISFTSDGRLWGIENLQLFQIDTTTANVTLVGTTGLDAVSLVELNDSTLLMESHQDLYGVHVRDASSYYIGHIGYQAAGDLTWYDNDLYLTASGQLIKIVLNNTQTQVISAAPVNSLSNPIPTCEGSATGYFQNNYNAILGFSGQNVYKICPIDGSYTLICPSIVPDGISGGATLRLPVQVPLPVTCDKPTAVFSNVTAGICDGETLDGHSLAGTYTDTFVAQNGADSIRTLTLQKFPAFSINIIDSIGDNEDYKLPSGELVHSPGVYKSTLKTVNDCDSIINTTLLLKAGSICSIKPPKVFTPNGDEINDEWVIAKPYCIKLILVDVYNRWGGLVYHSDNYQNDWNGKYNDKPLPDATYYYVIRILYSDNTFKTLTGNVIILR, encoded by the coding sequence ATGAAACAAGTACTCAGCTTTCTATTCACACTAGCGGCTTTACAGAGCTTTTGCCAGCAACGCATTTTAGTAAAACTATCTAATGGAGACCTATACTCATTAAACGTTCCAAACTGTTCTTCTAAATTTATCGGGTCAACCAATCATGGCTTTGGTGATATCTCCTTTACATCCGATGGCAGGCTTTGGGGCATAGAGAACTTACAGCTATTTCAAATTGATACAACAACAGCGAATGTAACTTTAGTAGGAACCACCGGGCTGGATGCTGTTTCACTTGTTGAATTAAATGATTCCACTTTATTGATGGAAAGCCACCAGGATCTTTATGGAGTACATGTTAGAGATGCTTCCAGCTATTACATCGGGCATATAGGCTACCAGGCTGCCGGAGACTTAACCTGGTATGATAACGATCTGTACCTTACAGCATCAGGACAACTTATTAAGATCGTATTGAATAATACACAAACCCAGGTAATAAGTGCAGCTCCTGTAAATAGCCTAAGCAATCCTATTCCAACATGCGAAGGAAGTGCAACAGGATATTTTCAAAATAACTACAATGCTATCCTTGGCTTTTCAGGGCAGAACGTTTATAAAATTTGTCCTATTGATGGATCTTACACACTTATTTGTCCTTCTATTGTTCCGGATGGCATTAGTGGTGGCGCTACTTTGCGATTACCCGTACAAGTGCCATTGCCTGTAACTTGTGATAAACCAACTGCAGTGTTTTCCAATGTAACAGCCGGTATTTGTGATGGTGAAACCTTGGATGGTCACTCTTTAGCCGGAACTTATACAGATACATTCGTTGCACAGAATGGTGCCGACAGTATTCGCACACTTACACTGCAAAAATTCCCGGCTTTTTCCATTAATATAATTGATTCTATAGGCGATAACGAAGATTATAAACTTCCTTCAGGAGAACTTGTTCACTCTCCCGGCGTTTATAAAAGCACTTTAAAAACTGTCAATGATTGTGACAGCATTATCAATACAACATTGCTTTTAAAAGCCGGCTCTATTTGTTCTATAAAGCCTCCTAAAGTATTTACTCCTAATGGAGATGAAATCAATGACGAGTGGGTTATAGCAAAACCTTATTGTATCAAGCTTATACTAGTAGATGTTTATAATCGTTGGGGAGGACTTGTGTATCATTCTGACAACTATCAAAATGACTGGAATGGAAAATATAATGACAAACCGTTGCCAGATGCTACTTACTATTATGTGATCAGAATACTGTACAGCGACAACACGTTTAAAACGTTAACCGGTAATGTTATTATACTTAGATGA
- a CDS encoding LVIVD repeat-containing protein codes for MRKFILTPVVCLTTIISIPLLFSGCKKNNGRTFTYTMTTPVLKAKSLVFAGINGKASQPVQQAGKIYAKDNYIFLNEVNKGIHIINNIDPAHPVQVNFLNIPGNLDIAIKGHTLYADMNADLLAIDISNPKKVVIEKDLPNFFTARGYFADTSMVAVDWIKKDTTVTIPESPYPGPFYDAGGGIALGTVAPTSSTRSGVAGSMAAMILMNNYIYAITEPHSVGIVNISNEASPVFVSAFNAGFDLETMYPFEDKLFLGSSIGLFMYDMSDPEHPSPLGQFSHGRACDPVVTDGNYAYVTLHAGSMCGGDANELNIVDVKDLMNPTLIKTYPLTKPTGLSKDGNLLFICDDNSGVRVYDAEAPSDIKLLKQLDCKNSYDVIAANGHALVVADDGLYQYDYSNLNNIRQISFFSLKN; via the coding sequence ATGAGAAAATTCATTTTAACGCCAGTTGTTTGTCTTACAACAATTATCAGCATACCCTTGCTGTTTTCTGGCTGCAAAAAAAATAACGGCAGAACATTCACTTACACCATGACCACGCCCGTACTAAAGGCAAAATCCCTGGTATTTGCAGGCATAAACGGGAAAGCTTCGCAACCGGTGCAGCAAGCGGGTAAGATCTATGCAAAAGACAATTACATTTTTCTAAATGAAGTAAATAAAGGTATCCATATCATTAACAATATTGATCCGGCACATCCTGTGCAGGTAAACTTTCTTAATATTCCCGGCAACCTGGACATTGCCATAAAAGGTCATACTCTTTATGCTGATATGAATGCAGACCTGCTGGCTATTGATATTTCCAATCCGAAAAAGGTAGTAATAGAAAAAGATCTGCCTAATTTTTTTACCGCAAGAGGATATTTTGCAGATACAAGTATGGTTGCTGTTGACTGGATAAAAAAAGATACGACTGTAACAATTCCCGAATCTCCTTATCCAGGACCGTTTTATGATGCAGGCGGGGGCATTGCATTAGGCACAGTTGCACCAACATCTTCAACAAGAAGTGGTGTTGCAGGTTCTATGGCTGCAATGATCTTGATGAACAATTATATCTATGCTATTACAGAACCGCACAGCGTGGGCATTGTAAACATAAGCAATGAAGCCTCTCCTGTTTTTGTATCTGCTTTTAATGCAGGTTTCGATCTTGAAACCATGTATCCTTTTGAAGATAAATTATTCCTCGGTTCATCGATAGGCTTGTTTATGTATGATATGAGCGATCCGGAACATCCTTCTCCGTTAGGTCAATTCAGCCATGGTCGTGCTTGTGATCCGGTGGTAACAGATGGCAATTATGCTTATGTAACACTACATGCAGGCAGCATGTGTGGCGGCGATGCCAACGAACTGAATATTGTTGATGTAAAGGATCTAATGAATCCGACGTTGATAAAAACTTACCCGCTTACAAAACCAACAGGATTAAGCAAGGATGGCAACCTGCTTTTTATATGTGATGATAATTCCGGTGTACGTGTATATGATGCAGAAGCCCCATCTGACATAAAACTTTTAAAACAGTTAGACTGTAAGAACTCTTATGATGTAATTGCCGCAAATGGTCATGCATTGGTAGTGGCAGATGACGGCTTGTATCAATACGATTACAGCAATCTGAATAATATCCGGCAGATAAGTTTCTTTAGTTTGAAAAACTAA
- a CDS encoding DUF1573 domain-containing protein produces MNSLKSIPLIIAGIYAMSFTVIKKDPVKIGSTNYPTAVKWKADTLNLGEIPFNKPDTIEFEFTNTGKDAMIIVNVTPSCGCTHAQFPQQPILPGKSGKISAIYNAANKGSFYKTITVQIQNEKENKVLVFRGTVV; encoded by the coding sequence ATGAATTCGCTAAAATCGATCCCATTAATAATAGCAGGCATCTACGCCATGTCGTTTACTGTTATTAAAAAAGATCCTGTAAAAATTGGTTCAACAAATTATCCAACTGCTGTAAAATGGAAAGCAGACACACTTAACCTGGGAGAAATTCCTTTCAACAAACCGGACACTATTGAATTTGAATTTACCAATACCGGTAAAGATGCCATGATCATTGTAAATGTCACTCCTTCCTGCGGATGTACGCATGCTCAATTTCCTCAACAACCTATATTACCCGGTAAATCAGGAAAAATATCAGCCATCTATAATGCGGCTAATAAAGGTTCTTTTTATAAAACCATCACGGTGCAAATTCAAAATGAAAAAGAGAATAAGGTGTTGGTATTTAGAGGCACTGTAGTATAA